One genomic window of Leptolyngbyaceae cyanobacterium includes the following:
- a CDS encoding four helix bundle protein — MERPDFEKLEVYQLAEKLADEIWYIAIEWDLFAKETMGKQIVRAADSISANIAEGKGRYNYQDNRRFVRIARGSLNETRNWLRRAYTRQILTAEQVKKLKPIIDDLSPKLNAYLKYLDNAVKQKPKNHN; from the coding sequence ATGGAAAGACCTGATTTCGAGAAATTAGAAGTCTACCAATTAGCCGAGAAGCTAGCTGATGAAATTTGGTATATTGCGATCGAATGGGATCTCTTTGCTAAAGAGACGATGGGTAAACAAATTGTTCGGGCAGCCGATAGTATTTCTGCCAATATAGCAGAAGGAAAAGGTAGGTATAATTATCAAGATAATCGGCGTTTTGTCAGAATTGCCAGAGGTTCTTTGAATGAAACAAGGAATTGGTTAAGACGAGCTTACACGCGCCAGATATTGACAGCGGAACAGGTAAAAAAGCTGAAACCAATTATTGATGATTTATCACCCAAACTAAATGCTTACTTAAAATACCTGGATAACGCTGTCAAACAAAAACCCAAAAATCATAATTAA
- the surE gene encoding 5'/3'-nucleotidase SurE translates to MKLLVSNDDGIFSPGIRALANALAEAGHDVSVVCPDRERSATGHGLTLHDPIRAEVVESMFHPSVKAWACSGTPSDCVKLGLWALLDSPPDYVLSGINQGSNLGTDILYSGTVSAAMEGVIEGIPAIALSLTSFTYRNFAPAAKFACVLLEHLAQHPLPQLMLLNVNVPPVDWDALAGVTITRQGVRRYFDVFEKRVDPRGKTYYWLTGELKEELEPTPHPFLPSDIPTDVKAIRDNYITITPLQYDLTCASGLNNLRQWEFKFP, encoded by the coding sequence ATGAAATTATTAGTTAGTAACGACGACGGGATTTTTTCACCTGGGATTCGCGCCTTAGCCAACGCCTTGGCAGAGGCAGGACATGATGTGAGCGTAGTATGTCCGGATCGAGAGCGATCGGCAACCGGACATGGTTTAACTCTTCACGACCCCATCCGCGCAGAAGTAGTAGAATCGATGTTCCACCCTTCAGTAAAAGCTTGGGCTTGTTCGGGAACTCCTTCTGATTGCGTAAAGTTGGGCTTATGGGCGCTACTGGATAGTCCCCCAGATTACGTGCTTTCCGGTATCAACCAAGGATCGAATTTAGGCACGGATATCCTGTATTCGGGTACGGTTTCGGCAGCGATGGAAGGAGTGATTGAAGGTATTCCCGCTATTGCCTTGAGTTTGACCAGTTTCACTTATCGCAATTTTGCACCAGCCGCCAAGTTTGCTTGCGTACTGCTGGAGCATTTGGCGCAACACCCTTTACCCCAGTTGATGTTGTTAAACGTGAACGTACCGCCAGTTGACTGGGATGCTCTAGCAGGAGTTACCATCACCCGCCAAGGAGTGCGTCGCTATTTCGACGTATTTGAAAAACGAGTCGATCCGCGAGGCAAAACTTACTATTGGTTAACCGGCGAATTAAAGGAAGAATTAGAACCAACTCCCCATCCTTTTTTGCCATCAGATATTCCCACCGATGTAAAAGCGATTCGCGACAATTACATCACAATCACTCCTTTACAATATGACCTCACCTGCGCTTCCGGTTTAAATAACTTACGCCAATGGGAATTCAAATTTCCTTAA